A single Bifidobacterium scardovii JCM 12489 = DSM 13734 DNA region contains:
- a CDS encoding ROK family transcriptional regulator — MSNPNNAATSIASVSETNRSRIMNHLYRNGVSSRAQIAKALGLTPAAITKITARLIDAGVVKETGDMEGIKNRRSIGLALDSDAFHVIGVKFARSLVQIGVFDLSGKPLAFREMPKVTEDTIDATIESIRRTISDLLAEDEAIVAVGMAVPGPYLKDLGRTAVVSSMQGWRRVNFPEEFGSAFRVPVFVEQDARAGALAQYLFDPGNASDNLAYYLIGEGIGLGIIEQGRIIDGSRGVATEIGHVSIDLDGRPCDCGNVGCLERYCAAPAIHEMVVGAGDLIENASSLTHAQACRALFAKANGGDERARGIVRAAARYLAFGCVTIINMFNPERIIIGDIGADAGPLLLDEIQRVVDRHVIPELNEATTISLSELPSDAALGGAAAVAIVQFLEHPSMFFDLG; from the coding sequence ATGTCCAATCCCAACAACGCCGCGACATCGATCGCCTCCGTCTCCGAGACCAACCGCTCGCGCATCATGAACCACCTGTACCGCAACGGCGTCAGCTCGCGCGCGCAGATCGCCAAGGCGCTGGGCCTCACCCCCGCGGCCATCACCAAGATCACCGCCAGGCTCATCGACGCCGGCGTGGTCAAGGAGACCGGGGACATGGAGGGCATCAAGAACCGCCGCTCCATCGGGCTGGCGCTCGACTCGGACGCCTTCCACGTGATCGGCGTGAAATTCGCGCGCAGCCTCGTGCAGATCGGCGTGTTCGACCTGTCCGGCAAGCCGCTGGCCTTCCGGGAGATGCCCAAGGTCACCGAGGACACGATCGACGCGACCATCGAGTCCATCCGCCGCACCATCAGCGACCTGCTCGCCGAGGACGAGGCCATCGTCGCCGTCGGCATGGCGGTGCCCGGCCCCTACCTCAAGGACCTCGGGCGCACCGCGGTCGTCTCCTCGATGCAGGGCTGGCGCCGCGTCAACTTCCCCGAGGAGTTCGGATCGGCCTTCCGCGTGCCCGTGTTCGTCGAGCAGGACGCCCGCGCCGGCGCGCTCGCGCAGTACCTGTTCGACCCCGGCAACGCCAGCGACAACCTCGCCTACTACCTGATCGGCGAGGGCATCGGCCTGGGCATCATCGAGCAGGGCCGCATCATCGACGGATCGCGCGGCGTCGCCACCGAAATCGGCCACGTCAGCATCGACCTCGACGGCAGGCCGTGCGACTGCGGCAACGTCGGGTGCCTTGAGCGCTACTGCGCGGCCCCCGCCATCCACGAGATGGTCGTCGGGGCCGGCGACCTGATCGAGAACGCCTCCTCGCTCACCCACGCGCAGGCCTGCCGCGCCCTGTTCGCCAAGGCCAACGGCGGCGACGAGCGCGCCCGGGGCATCGTGCGCGCGGCCGCGCGCTACCTCGCCTTCGGCTGCGTCACGATCATCAACATGTTCAACCCCGAACGCATCATCATCGGCGACATCGGCGCCGACGCCGGCCCGCTGCTGCTCGACGAGATCCAGCGGGTCGTCGACCGCCACGTGATCCCCGAGCTCAACGAGGCGACCACCATCAGCCTGTCGGAACTGCCCTCGGACGCCGCGCTCGGCGGCGCCGCCGCAGTGGCCATCGTCCAGTTCCTCGAACATCCCTCGATGTTCTTCGATCTGGGCTAG
- a CDS encoding ABC transporter substrate-binding protein translates to MRKSQVSGAIALACAGAMVLAGCGAGQHGAADRTPPDQKVTLTVWTGNTTPTQAAAKLFEKDHPNVTVKVETVTDAYKALDNAIQAGTGIPNVMEFEYITVPYFAIQNKIEDLGRYGAKNDGTFVDGAWQDVSFGGKPYAVPMDYGPTVMFYNQDTLAKAGVAEAPKTWDEFYEAAKKVHALGDNYHIINDAGDIFTMLSLIWQAGGRPFTVDGTKITVNVKDEGTKRAVGMWQRMIDEGLIATDIMTWSDDWNRALNDGTIATQIIGGWLTSSIADRAPLQSGKFRVAPMPQWKAGDNVGAENGGSGFAIPSAAKNKDVAWEFLQYMAYDDAGVQARVDAGVFPPNVKVLKDADFLSATNPYFGDQKYREVIADAASHVAAGWQYLPFMEKARYLYVDNMDYTKVSPSNTLQGLLDAWAGRIVDYGNKQGFDVSE, encoded by the coding sequence ATGCGTAAATCTCAGGTGTCGGGCGCGATCGCCCTGGCGTGCGCCGGCGCAATGGTCCTCGCGGGATGCGGGGCGGGCCAGCATGGAGCCGCGGACAGGACGCCGCCCGATCAGAAGGTGACGTTGACCGTATGGACCGGCAACACCACGCCGACGCAGGCCGCGGCGAAGCTGTTCGAGAAGGACCATCCGAACGTCACCGTCAAGGTGGAGACCGTCACGGACGCCTACAAGGCGCTGGACAACGCGATCCAGGCCGGGACCGGCATCCCGAACGTCATGGAATTCGAGTACATCACCGTCCCGTACTTCGCGATCCAGAACAAGATCGAGGATCTGGGCAGGTACGGGGCCAAGAACGACGGCACCTTCGTGGACGGCGCGTGGCAGGACGTCAGCTTCGGCGGCAAGCCCTACGCCGTGCCGATGGACTACGGCCCGACCGTCATGTTCTACAATCAGGACACCCTCGCCAAGGCCGGCGTCGCCGAGGCGCCGAAAACCTGGGATGAGTTCTACGAGGCGGCCAAGAAGGTCCACGCGCTCGGCGACAACTACCACATCATCAACGACGCCGGCGATATCTTCACCATGCTGTCGCTGATCTGGCAGGCCGGAGGCCGCCCGTTCACGGTCGACGGCACCAAGATCACCGTCAACGTCAAGGACGAGGGCACCAAACGCGCCGTCGGGATGTGGCAGCGGATGATCGACGAGGGCCTGATCGCCACCGACATCATGACCTGGTCCGACGACTGGAACCGCGCGCTCAACGACGGCACCATCGCCACCCAGATCATCGGCGGATGGCTGACCTCCTCCATCGCCGACCGCGCGCCCCTGCAGTCCGGCAAATTCCGCGTCGCGCCGATGCCGCAGTGGAAGGCCGGCGACAACGTCGGCGCCGAGAACGGCGGCAGCGGATTCGCCATCCCCTCGGCGGCGAAGAACAAGGACGTCGCCTGGGAGTTCCTGCAATACATGGCGTACGACGACGCCGGAGTGCAGGCCCGCGTCGACGCCGGGGTGTTCCCCCCGAACGTCAAGGTGCTCAAGGACGCCGATTTCCTGTCCGCCACCAACCCGTACTTCGGCGACCAGAAGTACCGCGAGGTCATCGCCGACGCCGCGTCGCACGTGGCGGCCGGATGGCAGTACCTGCCGTTCATGGAGAAGGCCCGCTATCTGTACGTCGACAACATGGACTACACCAAGGTCTCCCCGTCCAACACCCTGCAGGGGCTCCTCGACGCATGGGCCGGCAGGATCGTCGACTACGGCAACAAGCAGGGATTCGACGTCAGCGAGTGA
- a CDS encoding carbohydrate ABC transporter permease, giving the protein MGTRSPRRMRHHGLAGWMFVLPFILVFAFVFVVPLLYSLWISLFEHKLIGGLSFAGASNFIAVFRDPLLWRGIARVALFTAIQVPLMLIISASLALALDSGRLYGTRFFRISIFIPYAVPGVVSTLMWGFLLGTRYGLFKNVNELFGTDVDPFSPSSVIVAIGVMISWGSIGYNMLIFYSSLKAIPTELYEAAAIDGASHWQVDRNIKIPEISGSLSIALIFAIIGSTQLFNEPQILSKMMGGTGITTNWTPNLYIYDLAFSDSSQGYAAAAAIVMALIVIVATFAIQIRSMRRS; this is encoded by the coding sequence ATGGGTACAAGATCGCCGCGCAGAATGCGCCATCACGGTCTGGCGGGCTGGATGTTCGTGCTGCCGTTCATCCTCGTGTTCGCGTTCGTCTTCGTCGTGCCGCTGCTGTATTCGCTGTGGATCAGCCTGTTCGAGCACAAGCTGATCGGCGGCCTGTCGTTCGCCGGGGCGTCGAACTTCATCGCCGTGTTCAGGGACCCACTGCTGTGGCGGGGCATCGCGCGCGTGGCGCTGTTCACCGCCATCCAGGTGCCGCTGATGCTGATCATCTCGGCGTCCCTCGCCCTGGCCCTCGACTCCGGCCGCCTGTACGGCACCAGGTTCTTCCGCATCTCGATCTTCATCCCGTATGCGGTGCCCGGCGTCGTCTCGACGCTGATGTGGGGGTTCCTGCTCGGCACGCGCTACGGCCTGTTCAAGAACGTCAACGAGCTGTTCGGCACGGACGTCGACCCGTTCTCCCCGTCGTCCGTGATCGTCGCCATCGGCGTCATGATCAGCTGGGGGTCGATCGGATACAACATGCTGATCTTCTACTCCTCGCTCAAGGCGATACCGACGGAGCTGTACGAGGCCGCCGCCATCGACGGGGCCAGCCACTGGCAGGTGGACCGGAACATCAAGATCCCCGAGATATCCGGGTCCCTGTCCATCGCGCTGATCTTCGCGATCATCGGCAGCACGCAGCTGTTCAACGAGCCGCAGATCCTGTCCAAGATGATGGGCGGCACCGGCATCACCACCAACTGGACGCCCAATCTGTACATCTACGACCTTGCGTTCAGCGACTCGTCGCAGGGCTACGCGGCCGCCGCGGCCATCGTGATGGCGCTGATCGTCATCGTCGCGACCTTCGCCATCCAGATCCGCAGTATGCGCCGCTCGTAG
- a CDS encoding alpha-L-fucosidase yields the protein MPLNMDFVANVRPSARQLAWQRMEMYGFIHFGMNTMTDREWGLGHEDPALFDPVHVDVDQWAAAFKAAGMTGMILTCKHHDGFCLWPSAYTAHSVASSPWRSGRGDLVREASEAAARHGLRFGIYLSPWDRTEATYGQGTAYDDFYVNQLTELLTGYGPIFSVWLDGANGEGSNGKTQQYDWARYYNVIRALQPEAVISVCGPDVRWAGNEAGHVRADEWSVVPARLRSAELTAEKSQRQDDPSLVRAVRSEDEDLGSRGALEPYGDALAWYPAEVDTSIRPGWFHHADQDDRVKSADELFSLWRAAVGGNCTLLLNAPPNRDGLLAEPDVRALRGLGRRIAGFRERVITVAGAAVRASSGEESARAAFAGGSSSSGRHRSSGHWRIDPHDDAPELTIAFPSPERVEAVVLEEDIRVGQRIEDLAVDGIGTDGRILEIGAVHAIGYRRIITIDALELAGMRIRIRRSRGAAALSRVAAVRAAS from the coding sequence ATGCCGCTGAATATGGATTTCGTCGCCAATGTGCGCCCCTCCGCGCGCCAGCTGGCGTGGCAGCGCATGGAAATGTACGGGTTCATCCACTTCGGCATGAACACGATGACCGACCGCGAATGGGGTCTCGGCCACGAGGACCCGGCCCTGTTCGACCCGGTGCATGTGGACGTCGACCAGTGGGCCGCGGCGTTCAAGGCCGCCGGCATGACCGGCATGATCCTAACCTGCAAGCACCACGACGGCTTCTGCCTGTGGCCATCCGCCTACACCGCCCACTCGGTGGCGTCCTCGCCATGGCGTTCCGGCCGCGGCGACCTGGTGCGCGAGGCCAGTGAGGCCGCCGCACGCCACGGCCTGCGCTTCGGCATCTACCTGTCGCCGTGGGACCGCACCGAGGCGACGTACGGCCAGGGCACGGCGTACGACGACTTCTACGTCAATCAACTGACCGAGCTGCTGACCGGATACGGTCCGATATTCTCGGTCTGGCTCGACGGCGCCAACGGCGAGGGCTCGAACGGCAAGACGCAGCAGTACGACTGGGCGCGCTACTACAACGTCATCCGGGCGCTGCAGCCCGAAGCGGTGATCTCGGTGTGCGGTCCCGACGTGCGCTGGGCGGGCAACGAGGCCGGCCATGTGCGCGCCGACGAGTGGAGCGTGGTGCCGGCTCGGCTGCGCTCCGCCGAACTCACCGCCGAGAAGTCGCAGCGGCAGGACGATCCGTCGCTGGTGCGGGCCGTGCGCTCCGAGGACGAGGACCTGGGCAGCCGCGGCGCGTTGGAGCCGTACGGCGACGCGCTGGCGTGGTACCCGGCCGAGGTGGACACCTCCATACGCCCGGGATGGTTCCACCACGCCGACCAGGACGATCGGGTGAAAAGCGCGGACGAGCTGTTCTCGCTGTGGCGCGCCGCGGTCGGCGGCAACTGCACGCTGCTGCTGAACGCGCCGCCGAACCGCGACGGCCTGCTGGCCGAGCCCGACGTGCGTGCGCTGCGCGGGCTGGGCCGGCGCATCGCCGGATTCCGGGAGCGGGTCATCACCGTGGCCGGCGCGGCCGTCCGGGCGTCGAGCGGCGAGGAATCTGCGCGCGCGGCGTTCGCCGGCGGGTCTTCCTCGTCCGGGCGACACCGCTCATCCGGGCACTGGCGGATCGATCCCCACGACGACGCTCCCGAGCTGACCATCGCCTTCCCGTCGCCCGAACGCGTCGAAGCCGTGGTGCTGGAGGAGGACATCCGCGTCGGGCAGCGCATCGAGGATCTCGCCGTCGACGGCATCGGAACCGACGGGCGCATCCTGGAGATCGGCGCCGTCCACGCGATCGGGTACCGGCGCATCATTACCATCGACGCGCTCGAACTGGCCGGCATGCGCATCCGCATCAGGCGCTCGCGCGGCGCGGCCGCCCTGTCCCGCGTCGCCGCCGTGCGCGCCGCGTCGTGA
- a CDS encoding carbohydrate ABC transporter permease — protein sequence MASKEAARRPKFHTVTDPKKSPVLTIVVGMYLFYALVPFVWLVINATKTKADFISTFGLSFGRSFALWNNLVEVFTYNDGIFGRWVLNTVGYTVVGTVVSVLLAAMGGYALSKLEFGGRRAIMLVILGSMAVPGVALVIPQFLMFSAMGITNTPWAVIIPSFLNPFGLYLMWTFFAQSVPDSLLEAARIDGAGEARIFFQIALPLMKPALVTVSLFAFVSIWYNYFLPLIMLKDSRWYPLALGLAQWNAQGNQGGNMPVIQNLVIAASMLVVLPLIALFLCLQRYWQSGLALGATKG from the coding sequence ATGGCATCGAAGGAGGCCGCGCGCCGGCCGAAGTTCCACACGGTGACCGATCCGAAGAAGAGCCCGGTGCTGACCATCGTCGTCGGCATGTACCTGTTCTACGCGCTGGTGCCGTTCGTGTGGCTGGTCATCAACGCCACGAAGACGAAGGCGGATTTCATCTCCACCTTCGGGCTGTCCTTCGGGCGCTCGTTCGCGCTCTGGAACAACCTCGTCGAGGTGTTCACCTACAACGACGGCATTTTCGGCCGGTGGGTGCTCAACACGGTCGGCTACACCGTCGTCGGCACCGTCGTCTCGGTGCTGCTGGCCGCCATGGGCGGCTACGCCCTCTCCAAGCTTGAGTTCGGCGGCAGGCGCGCGATCATGCTGGTGATCCTCGGCTCGATGGCGGTCCCGGGCGTGGCGCTGGTGATCCCCCAGTTCCTCATGTTCTCCGCCATGGGCATCACGAACACGCCGTGGGCCGTGATCATCCCCTCGTTCCTCAACCCCTTCGGCCTGTATCTGATGTGGACCTTCTTCGCCCAGTCCGTCCCGGACTCGCTGCTGGAGGCGGCCCGCATCGACGGCGCCGGCGAGGCGCGCATCTTCTTCCAGATCGCGCTGCCGCTCATGAAGCCGGCGCTGGTGACCGTGTCGCTGTTCGCCTTCGTGTCGATCTGGTACAACTACTTCCTGCCGCTGATCATGCTCAAGGATTCCCGCTGGTACCCGCTGGCGCTCGGCCTCGCCCAATGGAACGCGCAGGGCAACCAGGGCGGCAACATGCCGGTGATCCAGAATCTCGTCATCGCGGCCTCGATGCTCGTGGTGCTTCCCCTGATCGCGCTGTTCCTGTGCCTGCAGCGGTACTGGCAGTCCGGACTGGCGCTCGGCGCCACCAAGGGGTGA
- a CDS encoding copper homeostasis protein CutC — MTMIEIAVQDVRGARIALEEGADRVELCMALGATGGVTPSFGLIQSCAHVGVPEGVQALIRPRGGSFVFDDDEKRVQVADVRYAILAGASGVVVGGLDEDGAVDVPFAERLAEAAREEGERRNRPVEITFHRAFDVAADQFEALRALIDLGYTRVLTSGGAATVPQGLGRLRELADFAAGRIQVQAGGGVTPETIGAIRATGVDAIHLSAKRAVVSAGGPGGGGDGVRIELTDRGIVRAAIAAARA; from the coding sequence ATGACCATGATCGAAATAGCGGTGCAGGACGTGCGCGGCGCGCGCATCGCGCTGGAGGAGGGCGCCGACCGCGTCGAACTGTGCATGGCTTTGGGTGCCACTGGCGGCGTCACGCCGAGCTTCGGGCTGATCCAGTCGTGCGCGCACGTCGGCGTGCCGGAGGGCGTACAGGCGCTGATCCGCCCGCGCGGCGGATCGTTCGTGTTCGACGACGACGAGAAGCGCGTGCAGGTCGCGGACGTCCGGTACGCGATTCTGGCCGGAGCCTCCGGCGTCGTGGTCGGCGGGCTCGACGAGGACGGCGCCGTCGACGTCCCGTTCGCCGAGCGGCTGGCCGAGGCCGCGCGCGAGGAGGGGGAGCGGCGCAACCGGCCGGTGGAGATCACGTTCCACCGCGCCTTCGACGTGGCCGCCGACCAGTTCGAGGCGCTGCGCGCGCTGATCGATCTGGGATACACGCGCGTGCTCACCTCGGGCGGCGCCGCGACCGTGCCGCAGGGACTCGGCCGCCTGCGCGAGCTGGCGGACTTCGCCGCCGGGCGCATCCAGGTCCAGGCCGGCGGCGGCGTGACCCCGGAGACGATCGGCGCCATCCGGGCCACCGGCGTCGACGCGATCCACCTGTCGGCCAAGAGGGCGGTCGTCTCGGCGGGCGGCCCGGGCGGCGGCGGGGACGGCGTCCGCATCGAGCTGACCGACCGCGGCATCGTGCGCGCCGCCATCGCCGCCGCGCGGGCGTGA
- a CDS encoding AGE family epimerase/isomerase, with protein MMTNPKYRLGTEANRIFMASETYELLRFGTGFPAPNGGSGWLNADGTLDPSHGVETWITSRMAHVYSIGSLLGYPGAGELADQALKGLTGILHDDKNGGWYPQVHEDGSHEPGKVCYAHAFVILAASSALLAGRPGAKELLDDALATYDRHFWDDQTGLAVDTWNTEFTELDPYRGLNANMHTTEAFLAVADATGDNAYRVRAGRIIDHVLGWAKHNEWRIPEHFGSDWSIDLEFNADKKDDQFKPYGATPGHGIEWARLITQWALSSFANREGAKPYVEAAEQLFARAVADGWNADGTVGLAYTTDWNGKPVVTDRMHWTLAESLNTSATLLAATGKEEYRDWYATFAQYVDEHVIDHKGGSWFHQLDKDNNVIGTVWPGKSDLYHAFQSTLIPFLDPAVSIATAVKNAA; from the coding sequence ATCATGACCAATCCGAAATACCGTCTCGGCACCGAGGCCAACCGCATCTTCATGGCCTCCGAGACCTATGAGCTGTTGCGCTTCGGCACCGGCTTCCCGGCGCCGAACGGAGGCTCCGGCTGGCTGAACGCCGACGGCACCCTCGACCCCTCGCACGGCGTGGAGACCTGGATCACCAGCCGCATGGCGCACGTCTACTCGATCGGCTCGCTGCTCGGCTATCCGGGCGCCGGAGAGCTGGCCGACCAGGCGCTCAAGGGCCTGACCGGCATCCTGCACGACGACAAGAACGGCGGCTGGTACCCGCAGGTGCACGAGGACGGCTCCCACGAGCCGGGCAAGGTCTGCTACGCGCACGCCTTCGTGATCCTCGCCGCGTCCTCCGCGCTGCTGGCCGGGCGCCCGGGCGCCAAGGAGCTGCTCGACGACGCGCTGGCCACGTACGACAGGCACTTCTGGGATGATCAGACCGGCCTGGCCGTCGACACCTGGAACACCGAGTTCACCGAGCTCGACCCGTACCGCGGGCTCAACGCCAACATGCACACCACCGAGGCGTTCCTCGCCGTGGCCGACGCCACCGGAGACAACGCGTACCGCGTGCGCGCCGGCCGCATCATCGACCACGTGCTCGGCTGGGCGAAGCACAACGAGTGGCGCATCCCCGAGCACTTCGGCTCCGACTGGTCCATCGACCTCGAGTTCAACGCCGACAAGAAGGACGACCAGTTCAAGCCGTACGGCGCCACCCCGGGCCACGGCATCGAGTGGGCGCGCCTGATCACGCAGTGGGCGCTGAGCTCCTTCGCGAACCGCGAGGGCGCCAAGCCGTATGTCGAGGCCGCCGAGCAGCTGTTCGCCCGCGCCGTGGCCGACGGCTGGAACGCCGACGGCACCGTCGGCCTGGCCTACACGACCGACTGGAACGGCAAGCCGGTGGTCACCGACCGCATGCACTGGACGCTGGCCGAGTCGCTGAACACCTCCGCGACGCTGCTCGCCGCCACCGGCAAGGAGGAGTACCGCGACTGGTACGCGACCTTCGCGCAGTACGTGGACGAGCATGTGATCGACCACAAGGGCGGCTCCTGGTTCCACCAGCTCGACAAGGACAACAACGTGATCGGCACCGTGTGGCCGGGCAAGTCCGACCTGTACCACGCGTTCCAGTCCACGCTGATCCCGTTCCTCGACCCGGCCGTGTCCATCGCCACCGCCGTGAAGAACGCCGCCTGA
- a CDS encoding glycoside hydrolase family 125 protein, with the protein MAYSEIPSSVAAFMQRITDLCGDEHADWAENFNACFANTLLTTVNRHDDGTTFLLTGDIPAMWLRDSTAQLRPYLVIADGDSDLASMIAGLVRQQFRFIGIDPYANAFNETPSGATWDPDDRSDQSSPWLWERKYEVDSLCYPIQLAWLLYRNTGCTEQFDDGFVAGVRRILDVFETEQDHTRSPYFFIRNTTLKTETLGNDGKGSPVAVTGMTWSGFRPSDDACTYHYLVPSNMFASVVMGYLERIFDGTVLDDPDIVARAAALRSSIRNGIETHAKTTNRNGETIYAFETDGLGNHLIMDDSNVPSLLSAPYLGYCANDDETYLATRRTLLSDENPYYYEGACLKGIGSPHTPPRYVWPIALTIEAMTSDDRDHKRRVLDRLVATDAGTHLMHEGIDVDDPTKYTREWFSWSNMMFCELVMDYFGIRVRR; encoded by the coding sequence ATGGCATACTCCGAAATACCCTCCAGCGTGGCGGCGTTCATGCAGCGCATCACCGACCTATGCGGCGACGAGCACGCCGACTGGGCCGAGAACTTCAACGCCTGCTTCGCCAACACGCTGCTCACCACCGTCAACCGGCACGACGATGGCACCACCTTCCTGCTGACCGGCGACATCCCCGCGATGTGGCTGCGCGACTCCACGGCCCAGCTGCGCCCGTACCTCGTCATCGCCGACGGGGACAGCGACCTGGCCTCGATGATCGCCGGACTGGTCCGCCAGCAGTTCCGCTTCATCGGCATCGACCCCTATGCGAACGCGTTCAACGAGACGCCGAGCGGCGCCACCTGGGACCCCGACGACCGCTCCGACCAGTCGAGCCCGTGGCTGTGGGAGCGCAAGTACGAGGTCGACTCGCTGTGCTACCCGATCCAGCTCGCTTGGCTGCTCTACCGGAACACCGGCTGCACCGAGCAGTTCGACGACGGCTTCGTCGCCGGGGTCAGGCGCATCCTCGACGTGTTCGAGACCGAGCAGGACCACACGAGGTCGCCGTACTTCTTCATCCGCAACACCACGCTGAAGACCGAGACGCTCGGCAACGACGGCAAGGGTTCCCCCGTGGCCGTCACCGGCATGACCTGGTCCGGGTTCCGCCCCAGCGACGACGCCTGCACCTACCACTACCTGGTGCCTTCGAACATGTTCGCCTCCGTGGTGATGGGCTATCTCGAGCGCATCTTCGACGGGACGGTCCTCGACGATCCGGACATCGTCGCGCGCGCCGCCGCCCTGCGCTCCTCGATCCGCAACGGCATCGAGACCCACGCCAAGACGACCAACCGCAACGGCGAGACGATCTACGCGTTCGAGACCGACGGTCTCGGCAACCACCTGATCATGGACGACAGCAACGTGCCGAGCCTGCTGTCCGCCCCGTACCTGGGCTACTGCGCGAACGACGACGAGACGTACCTGGCCACGCGGCGCACGCTGCTCAGCGACGAGAACCCCTACTACTACGAGGGCGCGTGCCTCAAGGGCATCGGCTCGCCGCACACGCCGCCGCGCTACGTGTGGCCCATCGCGCTGACCATCGAGGCGATGACCAGCGACGACCGGGACCACAAGCGCCGGGTCCTCGACCGCCTCGTCGCCACCGACGCCGGCACGCACCTCATGCACGAGGGCATCGACGTCGACGACCCGACCAAGTACACGCGCGAATGGTTCAGCTGGTCCAACATGATGTTCTGCGAACTGGTGATGGACTACTTCGGCATCCGCGTCCGGCGCTGA
- a CDS encoding carbohydrate kinase family protein — translation MAKPIVLSLGELLWDMLPSGKRAGGAPVNFAYHAMMNGADGWSISAVGEDELGDELIAEAKKAGIHTIIQRNAWPTSTVEVALKNGIPEYTIVEHVAWDHILYTRQLIEVVEQADAICFGTLALRAPETHETIIELLKHAKAGAMKFFDINLRGSYYSKELIEELLGYATVFKINDDELLLMRDMFGISGTSDDEACRWFVDTFGLDYIILTGGSTFSTIVARTGESSTLRTPHVEVNDTVGAGDSFSGTFTGKILTGSTLVEAHRAAVNTAAFVCTQAGAWPSYPDVMPDYLAAAEA, via the coding sequence ATGGCCAAGCCAATCGTACTGTCCCTCGGAGAGCTCCTGTGGGACATGCTGCCCAGCGGCAAGCGCGCCGGCGGCGCCCCCGTCAACTTCGCCTACCACGCGATGATGAACGGCGCCGACGGCTGGTCGATCAGCGCCGTCGGCGAGGACGAGCTCGGCGACGAGTTGATCGCCGAGGCCAAGAAGGCCGGCATCCACACCATCATCCAGCGCAACGCCTGGCCGACCAGCACCGTCGAGGTCGCGCTCAAGAACGGCATCCCCGAGTACACGATCGTCGAGCACGTCGCCTGGGACCACATCCTGTACACCCGCCAGCTCATCGAGGTCGTGGAGCAGGCCGACGCGATCTGCTTCGGCACCCTGGCCCTGCGCGCGCCGGAGACGCACGAGACGATCATCGAGCTGCTCAAGCACGCCAAGGCCGGCGCGATGAAGTTCTTCGACATCAACCTGCGCGGCAGCTACTACTCGAAGGAGCTCATCGAGGAGCTGCTCGGCTACGCCACCGTGTTCAAGATCAACGACGACGAGCTGCTGCTCATGCGCGACATGTTCGGCATCAGCGGCACCTCCGACGACGAGGCCTGCCGCTGGTTCGTCGACACCTTCGGCCTGGACTACATCATCCTCACCGGCGGATCGACCTTCTCCACCATCGTCGCCAGGACGGGCGAGAGCTCCACGCTGCGCACCCCGCACGTCGAGGTGAACGACACCGTCGGCGCCGGCGACTCCTTCTCCGGCACCTTCACCGGCAAGATCCTCACCGGCTCCACGCTGGTCGAGGCGCACCGCGCGGCCGTCAACACCGCCGCCTTCGTGTGCACGCAGGCCGGCGCCTGGCCGTCCTATCCGGACGTGATGCCGGACTACCTGGCGGCCGCCGAGGCGTGA